The sequence below is a genomic window from Clostridium sp. BJN0001.
TACTTATTCATCAAATAAGTAATTTTAAATCAAAAAAGATGTTACACTTCATTATGTGTAACATCTTTTTTGATTTATTATATAAATTCCAAAATAATCTTAAACAGCAGAAGAAAAACTACAAGAAGTATTACCGGCTTAATAAACTTTACTCCTTTTTTTATAGCAAGATGTGCCCCTACGTAATTACCAAGTATAGAACATATAGCGGCTGGTATACCTATATAAAATAATACTTTTCCATGATATATGTATACAACAAGTGCTGCAAAATTCGATGCGAAATTAGTTATTTTAGCATTTCCTGAAGCTGTTACTATGTTAAAATTCAATAATGCAGTATATGCTATTACTAAAAATGTTCCCGTTCCAGGTCCAAAAAATCCATCATATCCTCCAATAAAAAATCCTATAATAAATGATAGTATATTCACTTTTTTACTACTTATTTTTTTATCAGAACTCACTTTACCAAAATTTCGATTAAAAAGTAAAAACAAAGCTACAACAGGAAGTATAACCATTAAACAATATTTAAGATACTTCTCATCAAGAATTATTACAAGCTTTGCACCAAACCATGAACCTATCAATCCTCCTGTAGCTGATATAAGTGCAGATTTAATTTTTATTTTTCCACTTTTAAGAAACTTTAAAGATGCTATGCTTGAACCTATACAGTTTGCAAACTTATTAGTTCCATAGGCTATATGAAGCGGCATTCCTGAAAAAACATACGCTGGCAATGTTATAAGTCCACCACCACCCGCAGCTGCATCTATTACTCCTCCAATAAATACAAGTGGACATACTAAGAAAAAAATACTTATTGCTGAATCCATTTATACACCTCTTTTTAAAATAATCCACATATTCTTTTGATTTTTAAGTCTATCTGTGGATTATTTATATTATTTTGTTAATATCTTTTAATATATATTTCATTTAAAACTATGCAAGCTTATAAGTATAATATTATTAAATTTTATATATTTTCTAAATTTAAATATATATAAAAAAAAGGCAGCTATAAGCTGTCTTCTTTTCTAGTTAATCACCCGGCGACGTCTTACTCTTCCACACAGTCACCCATGCAGTACCATCAGCGCTATAGACCTTAACTGTCCTGTTCGGTATGGGAAGGAGTGTTACCTCTACGCCATCATCACCAGATATTTTTGAAAGATTTGTTCTTTCAAAATTGCATATAAATCATGTATTACAACTTTTTTAATTTGGTCAAGCCCTCGACCTATTAGTATCAGTCAGCTAAATATATTACTATACTTACACCCCTGACCTATCAACCTTGTCGTCTTCAAGGGGTCTTACTAGCTTACGCTATGGGAAATCTTATCTTGAGGTGGGCTTCACACTTAGATGCTTTCAGTGTTTATCCCGTCCCGACTTAGCTACCCAGCTATGCTTCTGGCGAAACAACTGGTACACCATAGGTCAGTCCATCCCGGTCCTCTCGTACTAAGGACAGCTCCTCTCAAATTTCCTACGCCCGCGACGGATAGGGACCGAACTGTCTCACGACGTTCTGAACCCAGCTCGCGTGCCGCTTTAATGGGCGAACAGCCCAACCCTTGGGACCTACTTCAGCCCCAGGATGCGACGAGCCGACATCGAGGTGCCAAACCTCCCCGTCGATGTGAACTCTTGGGGGAGATCAGCCTGTTATCCCCGAGGTAGCTTTTATCCGTTGAGCGATGGCCCTCCCACGAGGTACCACCGGATCACTAAACCCGACTTTCGTCCCTGCTCCACCTGTATGTGTCGCAGTCAGGCTCCCTTCTGCCTTTGCACTCTTCGAACGATTTCCGACCGTTCTGAGGGAACCTTTGGGCGCCTCCGTTACATTTTAGGAGGCGACCGCCCCAGTCAAACTGCCCACCTAACAATGTCCTGTCACCAGTTTCATGGCATCCAGTTAGAACTTCAGTACTGTCGGGGTGGTATCCCAACAACGACTCATTCAGATCTGGCGACCTGAATTCCCAGTCTCCCACCTATCCTGTACAGACAATACCGAAATTCAATGCTAAGCTACAGTAAAGCTCTACGGGGTCTTTCCGTCCAATCGCGGGTAACGAGCATCTTCACTCGTACTACAACTTCGCCGGATTTGCAGTTGAGACAGTGCACAAGTCATTACGCCATTCGTGCGGGTCAGAACTTACCTGACAAGGAATTTCGCTACCTTAGGACCGTTATAGTTACGGCCGCCGTTTACTGGGGCTTAAGTTCATACCTTCGCTTGCGCTAAGTATTCCCCTTAACCTTCCAGCACCGGGCAGGCGTCAGCCCCTATACATCAGCTTACGCTTTAGCAGAGACCTGTGTTTTTGTTAAACAGTTGCTTGTGCCTATTCTCTGCGACCTGCTCTCGCAGGCACCCCTTATTCCGAAGTTACGGGGTCAATTTGCCTAGTTCCTTAACTGCAATTCTTCCGTCGGCCTTAGGATTCTCTCCTCATCTACCTGTGTCGGTTTGCGGTACGGGCACTACTTCTCTCTCTAGATGCTTTTCTTGGAAGCATGGAATCAGATACTTCGGTTCACAAGGAACCTTCCCCATCACACCTCAGAATTATAGGAACGGATTTTCCTGTTCCTACTCCCTAAATGCTTAGACTAGCGTCCAATAGCTAGCACATCTTATCCTTCTCCGTCACACCCTCGATAATAACGATGGTAGTGGTATTGGAATATCAACCAATTGTCCATCACCTACGCCTTTCGGCCTCGGCTTAGGTCCCGACTAACCCTCAGAGGACAAACCTTCCTGAGGAAACCTTAGATATTCGGCCTGTAGGATTCTCGCCTACATCTCGCTACTAATGCCAACATTCTCACTCGTAATCAGTCCACCGCTCCTTACGGTACGACTTCAACCCAATTACGACGCTCCTCTACCGCTCATACTAAAGTATGAACCCGTAGCTTCGGTGGTAAGTTTGAGCCCCGGACATTTTCGGCGCAGGATCTCTTGACTAGTGAGCTATTACGCACTCTTTTAATGAGTGGCTGCTTCTAAGCCAACATCCTAGTTGTCTTAGAAATCCCACATCCTTTTCCACTTAACTTACACTTTGGGACCTTAGCTGACGATCTGGGCTGTTTCCCTTTTGACCATGGAACTTATCTTTCATAGTCTGACTGCCGGACTGATAGTATATGGCATTCGGAGTTTGATAAGGTTCGGTAAGCTCTATGCCCCCTAGCCTATTCAGTGCTCTACCTCCACTACTCACATTTTCCGACGCTAGCCCTAAAGCTATTTCGAGGAGAACCAGCTATATCCGAGTTCGATTGGAATTTCTCCGCTATCCACAGCTCATCCCATGCTTTTTCAACAGCAACGTGGTTCGGTCCTCCACAAGGTTTTACCCTCGCTTCAACCTGGCCATGGATAGGTCACCCGGTTTCGGGTCTACAGCATGCAACTAGTCGCCCTATTAAGACTTGGTTTCCCTTCGGCTCCGTACCTTAAGTACTTAACCTTGCTACATACCGTAACTCGTTGGCTCGTTCTACAAAAAGCACATCATCACACACATAAGGTGCTCTGATCGGTTGTAGGCACATGGTTTCAGATTCTATTTCACTCCCCTCCCGGGGTTCTTTTCACCTTTCCCTCACGGTACTTCTTCACTATCGGTCATCAGGTAGTATTTAGCCTTGGGAGGTGGTCCTCCCAGCTTCCCACAAGGTTTCACGTGTCTCGTGGTACTCTGGTGCAGAACTTGAAGAATATGATTTTTACTTACAGGACTTTTACCTTCTACGGTCTAACTTTCCAGCTAGTTCAGTTAATTATATATCTTCGTTATGTTCTGTCCGCAACCCCGGAAATAAATTTCCGGTTTGGGCTCTTTCCATTTCGCTCGCCGCTACTTTGGAAATCGATTTTTCTTTCTCTTCCTCTAGGTACTTAGATGTTTCAGTTCCCTAGGTTTACCCTCATAAAGCTATTTATTCACTTTACAATACATGGGGTTTCCCATGTGAGTTTCCTCATTCGGAAATCTCCGGATCTCAGACTATGTGCGTCTACCCGAAGCTTATCGCAGCTTATCGCGTCCTTCATCGGCTCCTGATGCCAAGGCATTCACCATGCGCCCTTTGTAGCTTGACCTTTATTAGTTAAAGTTTAATATATTTCAATTAAAACTTGTTAATTATCAATTCACAAAGAATATTTATTCTTGGCTTTGTTGTATTTTATATACATTAAATTTATATGCAATTTTCAAAGAACAATTTGAAAGACATAGTCTTTCAAAATTGAACAGAACTTAATAGATTAAGTAACCTTTAAGAGCAAGTTTTAAAAATTTGTATCATCTAAACATCATGTTAGATGAGTTTCTCCATAGAAAGGAGGTGATCCAGCCGCAGGTTCTCCTACGGCTACCTTGTTACGACTTCACCCCAATCGCTGACCCTACCTTAGGTCGCTGCCTCGCTTACGCGTTAGCTCACGAACTTTGGGTATTGCCAACTCTCATGGTGTGACGGGCGGTGTGTACAAGGCCCGGGAACGTATTCACCGCGACATTCTGATTCGCGATTACTAGCAACTCCAGCTTCATGTAGGCGAGTTTCAGCCTACAATCCGAACTGAGACTGGTTTTAGAGTTTAGCTCTGCCTCGCGGTGTAGCGTCTCTCTGTACCAGCCATTGTAGCACGTGTGTAGCCCTAGACATAAGGGGCATGATGATTTGACGTCATCCCCACCTTCCTCCCGGTTAACCCGGGCAGTCTCGCTAGAGTGCTCAACTAAATGGTAGCAACTAACAATAGGGGTTGCGCTCGTTGCGGGACTTAACCCAACATCTCACGACACGAGCTGACGACAACCATGCACCACCTGTCTTCCTGTCCCCGAAGGGACTTCCTCGATTAAGAGTAATTCAGGAGATGTCAAGTCTAGGTAAGGTTCTTCGCGTTGCTTCGAATTAAACCACATGCTCCGCTGCTTGTGCGGGCCCCCGTCAATTCCTTTGAGTTTTAATCTTGCGACCGTACTCCCCAGGCGGAATACTTAATGCGTTTGCGGCGGCACGGAGGTCATGACAACCCCCACACCTAGTATTCATCGTTTACGGCGTGGACTACCAGGGTATCTAATCCTGTTTGCTACCCACGCTTTCGAGCCTCAGTGTCAGTTACAGTCCAGAAAGCCGCCTTCGCCACCGGTATTCTTCCTAATCTCTACGCATTTCACCGCTACACTAGGAATTCTGCTTTCCTCTCCTGCACTCTAGATACCCAGTTTGGAATGCAGCTCCCGAGTTAAGCCCGGGTATTTCACATCCCACTTAAGTATCCACCTACGCTCCCTTTACGCCCAGTAAATCCGGACAACGCTTGCCACCTACGTATTACCGCGGCTGCTGGCACGTAGTTAGCCGTGGCTTCCTCCTCAGGTACCGTCATTATCGTCCCTGAGGACAGAGCTTTACAATCCGAAGACCGTCATCACTCACGCGGCGTTGCTGCATCAGGGTTTCCCCCATTGTGCAATATTCCCCACTGCTGCCTCCCGTAGGAGTCTGGGCCGTGTCTCAGTCCCAATGTGGCCGATCACCCTCTCAGGTCGGCTACGCATCGTCGCCTTGGTAAGCCGTTACCTTACCAACTAGCTAATGCGCCGCGGGTCCATCTTATAGCGAATTACTCCTTTAAATACAATTTCATGCGAAACTGCATTGTTATGCGGTATTAATCTTTCTTTCGAAAGGCTATTCCCCACTATAAGGCAGGTTACCCACGTGTTACTCACCCGTCCGCCGCTAATCCATTTCCCGAAGGAAATTTCATCGCTCGACTTGCATGTGTTAAGCACGCCGCCAGCGTTCGTCCTGAGCCAGGATCAAACTCTCAATAAAAAGTTTAATCTTAGCTTACTCAAAAAAAATTGCTGGTTTACTTAATTTGTTCTATATTATTCTGTTCAATTTTCAAAGACCATTTCTTGTTTGTCACCCTCAAGCGACTTTTTTATTATATCAACTCTTTCAACATTTGTCAACACTTTTTTGAATTTATTTAATTCTTTGTGTTGAAACTTGTCTACCCAAGCGACGTGTTTTATCTTACCACATATTCATTATATGTAAATACTATTATTCTTGAATATAGCCAGTTAATCTTAATATACTATCTTTTTCTTTTATTACCTCTATAAATCATATATTGACACTCCAGAAACAGTTGTAGCTTGTTTTATGATCTATTTTCAAATATGTCTATAATTTATTTGTTTTTTATATAAAAAAAGCTAACTATTCTAGCATTTAAATCTAAAATAGTTAGCTTTTTGATCATTTATTTTCAATAATACTTACAAAATATTTTAAAAAGGATAAATCTTTAGTCAATTCAGGATGAAAAGAACTTACTAAAATATTATTTTCTCTTGCCGCTACAATATTGCCATCAAGTTTATATAAAACTTCTACATTGTCACCAATTTCTGTTATAAACGGCGCTCTTATAAATACAAGTTCTATAGGTTTATCCGTTACTTTGTCTATTTTCTTTTCTGTTCTAAAGCTTGAAATCTGCCTCCCATAAGCATTCCTTCGTACCTTAATATTCATAACCGAAAGATACTCTTTTTTCTCTTCTTCTATACCCTTAGCGAGTAAAATCATACCTGCACATGTTCCCCACACAGGCATACCCTCTTTTATTTTCTCTCTCAAAGGATCCATTAATCCCGTAATGTTTAAAAGTTTTCCTATAGTTGTACTTTCGCCTCCAGGCAAAATAATACCGTCAATATCTTTTAAATCTTCCTCTTTTTTTACATAAACTGCGTCATATCCTAATGCTTTAATTTGATTTATATGTTCTATAACTCCCCCTTGAAATGCTAAAACCCCTATTTTCATTTCTACCAGCCTCTTTCGGCATATTTAGTTTCAACATTCTCTGCAGCTATTCCTCTCATGGATTCACCAAGGTCTTCTGCGGCTTCTGCAATTTTTTGTGGATCATTATAGTATGTTGTAGCAAGTACTATAGCTCTTGCTCTCTTTTCTGGATTTTGTGATTTAAATATACCTGAACCTACAAATACACCATCACTTCCAAGCTGCATCATAAGTGCTGCATCCTGAGGAGTAGCAATTCCTCCTGCTGCAAAATTTACAACTGGAAGTTTTCCATTTTTCCAGACATATTTAACAAGATTATATGGTGCATCATACTTTTTAGCAATTGTCATAAGCTCTTCTTCAGATGCACTTTGTATTTCTTTTATTTGACTTGTCATTGTTCTCATATGCTTAACAGCCTGAACTACATCCCCTGTTCCTGCTTCTCCTTTAGTTCTTATCATTGAAGCTCCTTCGCCTATTCTTCTTAAAGCTTCTCCAATATTAGTTGCTCCACATACAAATGGTACTTCAAAATCTTCTTTATTTATATGATATTTATCATCTGCAGGAGTAATTACTTCACTTTCGTCTATAAAATCAATGTTTAGAGCCTGCAAAACCTGTGCCTCTACAAAATGTCCAATCCTTACTTTTGCCATTACAGGTATAGATACAGCTTCCTGAATCTCCTTTATCATTTTAGGATCTGACATTCTTGCAACTCCACCTTCTTTTCTAATATCAGAAGGTACTCTCTCAAGTGCCATTACTGCACAAGCACCTGCTTTTTCAGCAATAACTGCCTGCTCTTTATTTGTAACATCCATTATTACTCCGCCCTTTAACATCTGGGCAAGATTTTTATTAGTCTCTTCTCTTTTCATAATTAATAGCCCCCTCAATTTTTATCACTTTAATAATAAATCTCAATTACACATATTGCAAATGTATTAGTACAATTTGTCAAGATACATATTGGACAATTTATTAGTTTGATAATACTTTAATTACTGTTACAATATAAAATAAAGATTGTTTACAGAAAGAAGTGATTATTTATGAATAAAAGCCTTCTTGTAGATACAATAAAAGCTTCTACAGGCAAGCTTCCCTGTGACTTTTTAATTAAAAATATTACTATTATTGATGTATTTAATAAAAGACGTTTCATTAATTCAGTTGCTATTAAAGATGGATATATTGTAGGTATAGGAAAATATAAAGCGGATACTATTATAGATGGTACAGGAAAATTTATATGTCCAAGTCTTATTGATTCTCATTGCCATATAGAATCAAGCTTTGTAACTCCCGATGAATATTATAAAATAGCTCTCTTAAATGGAATTACCTCAGCAATTGCAGATCCTCATGAAATTGCTAATGTTATGGGTGTAGACGGAATAAAATTTATGCTTAAGTCATCTAAAAATATACCTTTTGATATGTTTTTTATGCTTCCATCATGTGTGCCAGGAACTAATTTTGAAGATTCTGGTGCTGTACTTAATGCAGAAGATTTAAAAGAATTTTATAATAATAAAAAAGTATTAGGTCTCGCAGAAGTTATGAATTATCCTGCGCTTTCTAATACTGAAGATTCAATGATTGATAAAATATATGATGCTATTTCAAATAATAAAATAATAGATGGTCACGGAGCAGGATTTACATTCAATATGAATAACTCTTACAGAACTGCCCATATTGAAACAGACCATGAATCCATCAGTAAAGAAGAAGCTTTATCTAAAATTAGTCTTGGTATGAATATACTAATTCGTCAGGGAACAGCCGCTAAAAATCTTAAAGAACTCTTTCCTGCAATTAATCAAAATAATAGCTCGCGATTTGCATTCTGCACTGATGATATGCATATAGATGATATACTTAAAAAAGGTTCAATAAATTCATCTATAAAATATTGTATAAAAAATGGTTTAAGTCCGGAAACTTCTATATCAATAGGCTCATATAATGGCTTTAATATATATGGTCTTAAAAATAGAGGTGCTATTGCTCCTGGATATAGAGCAGATTTTATAATACTTAATGATTTAAATAATTTTGTAATTGACAGTGTTTATAAAGATGGAAACTTAGTTGTCAAAAACGGTAAACTTATTAATATCTCTTCAAAAAATAGTACTAAATTAAATTTATCTATTCCTAATTCAATAAATATTAAGCGTAATCTCACAAAAGAAGATCTACAAATAAATATTACAAATAAAAGCAAATTAAATGCAATAAAGCTTATTCCAAATAAACTTGAAACAAAACATTTATCATTAGATATTACTGATGATCTTAAAGATAAATTTAATAACGATTATGTATTTAAACAATCTACCAAAAGAGATTTATTAAAAATTACTGTTATAGAAAGGCATAAAGCTACTGGGAAAATTGGAACAGGTATTTTAAATGGACTTCTTTTAAAAAGAGGTGCAATTGGAACTACTATAGCCCATGATTCTCATAATATAATTATTGTAGGAACAAATGATAATGATATGATAGCTGTACAAAAGCAGCTTTCAAAAATAGGTGGAGGACTTGTTATTATAGATAATGAGAAAGTTATAGCTTCTCTTCCTCTTCAAATAGGAGGACTTATGACAA
It includes:
- a CDS encoding TSUP family transporter, encoding MDSAISIFFLVCPLVFIGGVIDAAAGGGGLITLPAYVFSGMPLHIAYGTNKFANCIGSSIASLKFLKSGKIKIKSALISATGGLIGSWFGAKLVIILDEKYLKYCLMVILPVVALFLLFNRNFGKVSSDKKISSKKVNILSFIIGFFIGGYDGFFGPGTGTFLVIAYTALLNFNIVTASGNAKITNFASNFAALVVYIYHGKVLFYIGIPAAICSILGNYVGAHLAIKKGVKFIKPVILLVVFLLLFKIILEFI
- the pdxT gene encoding pyridoxal 5'-phosphate synthase glutaminase subunit PdxT; translation: MKIGVLAFQGGVIEHINQIKALGYDAVYVKKEEDLKDIDGIILPGGESTTIGKLLNITGLMDPLREKIKEGMPVWGTCAGMILLAKGIEEEKKEYLSVMNIKVRRNAYGRQISSFRTEKKIDKVTDKPIELVFIRAPFITEIGDNVEVLYKLDGNIVAARENNILVSSFHPELTKDLSFLKYFVSIIENK
- the ade gene encoding adenine deaminase; its protein translation is MNKSLLVDTIKASTGKLPCDFLIKNITIIDVFNKRRFINSVAIKDGYIVGIGKYKADTIIDGTGKFICPSLIDSHCHIESSFVTPDEYYKIALLNGITSAIADPHEIANVMGVDGIKFMLKSSKNIPFDMFFMLPSCVPGTNFEDSGAVLNAEDLKEFYNNKKVLGLAEVMNYPALSNTEDSMIDKIYDAISNNKIIDGHGAGFTFNMNNSYRTAHIETDHESISKEEALSKISLGMNILIRQGTAAKNLKELFPAINQNNSSRFAFCTDDMHIDDILKKGSINSSIKYCIKNGLSPETSISIGSYNGFNIYGLKNRGAIAPGYRADFIILNDLNNFVIDSVYKDGNLVVKNGKLINISSKNSTKLNLSIPNSINIKRNLTKEDLQINITNKSKLNAIKLIPNKLETKHLSLDITDDLKDKFNNDYVFKQSTKRDLLKITVIERHKATGKIGTGILNGLLLKRGAIGTTIAHDSHNIIIVGTNDNDMIAVQKQLSKIGGGLVIIDNEKVIASLPLQIGGLMTNLPFEDIKEKLNNIHTALNYITDNADFDIFLTMSFLSLPVIPSLRITDKGLFDVQKFKFIDTAF
- the pdxS gene encoding pyridoxal 5'-phosphate synthase lyase subunit PdxS, whose product is MKREETNKNLAQMLKGGVIMDVTNKEQAVIAEKAGACAVMALERVPSDIRKEGGVARMSDPKMIKEIQEAVSIPVMAKVRIGHFVEAQVLQALNIDFIDESEVITPADDKYHINKEDFEVPFVCGATNIGEALRRIGEGASMIRTKGEAGTGDVVQAVKHMRTMTSQIKEIQSASEEELMTIAKKYDAPYNLVKYVWKNGKLPVVNFAAGGIATPQDAALMMQLGSDGVFVGSGIFKSQNPEKRARAIVLATTYYNDPQKIAEAAEDLGESMRGIAAENVETKYAERGW